The uncultured Hyphomonas sp. genome includes a region encoding these proteins:
- a CDS encoding Gfo/Idh/MocA family oxidoreductase, whose protein sequence is MTKLKVGVAGAGVFGNYHAQKAAASVRTDLIGVYDIDLARASGIAEQFGAKGFDDYKAFLDACDAVVIAVPATWHEPLARQAIEAHRHVLCEKPLALTGKAARFLADEAAAHGRILQVGHQERFVAKAMGVLAIEEKPLLLESVRAGPPAPGNRAGDVSVIWDLMIHDLDLAAMMLGNEFTGVSATGRRVHSDHIDEATAEFSYACGGVARLTASRAAAERKRTMHVVYPSGEIAIDFLTRKVENTTPYKIKVDIAAELPDPLGAADEGFYAACLGLARSPVPAHGTVGAVVMAEAAEAAVLAKIDA, encoded by the coding sequence ATGACGAAGCTGAAAGTGGGCGTCGCCGGCGCCGGGGTGTTCGGGAACTACCACGCGCAAAAGGCGGCAGCTTCGGTGAGGACCGATCTGATCGGCGTCTACGATATCGACCTGGCCCGCGCCTCTGGCATTGCCGAACAGTTCGGCGCGAAAGGTTTCGACGACTACAAGGCATTTCTCGATGCGTGCGATGCGGTCGTCATCGCCGTTCCGGCCACGTGGCACGAGCCTCTTGCTCGCCAGGCCATCGAAGCGCACCGACATGTGCTGTGCGAGAAGCCGCTGGCCCTGACCGGCAAGGCCGCGCGGTTCCTCGCAGACGAGGCCGCCGCGCATGGGCGCATCCTGCAGGTTGGCCATCAGGAGCGTTTCGTGGCGAAGGCCATGGGCGTTCTGGCAATTGAAGAGAAGCCACTGCTTCTGGAGTCGGTCCGCGCCGGGCCGCCTGCGCCGGGCAATCGCGCGGGCGATGTGTCGGTCATCTGGGATCTGATGATCCACGACCTGGACCTCGCCGCAATGATGCTGGGCAATGAGTTCACCGGCGTGAGCGCCACCGGCCGCCGCGTGCATTCGGACCATATCGACGAAGCGACGGCGGAATTTTCCTATGCCTGCGGCGGTGTCGCCCGGCTGACCGCCAGCCGCGCAGCAGCCGAACGCAAGCGCACGATGCATGTCGTCTATCCATCCGGCGAGATCGCCATCGACTTCCTGACCCGCAAGGTCGAGAACACGACCCCTTACAAGATCAAGGTCGACATCGCCGCCGAACTGCCGGACCCGCTGGGCGCAGCGGACGAAGGCTTCTACGCCGCCTGCCTCGGTCTCGCGCGCAGCCCGGTGCCGGCGCACGGCACGGTTGGGGCCGTGGTGATGGCGGAAGCGGCCGAAGCCGCGGTGCTGGCAAAGATCGACGCCTGA
- the gor gene encoding glutathione-disulfide reductase, with protein sequence MAEHAYDFDLFVIGGGSGGVRAARIAAITGARVGLAEEYRMGGTCVIRGCVPKKFMVYASQYGKDIEKSAGYGWHVGDVSYDHGTFAAAMHAEVDRLSGIYFRNLKNAGVDIFEERAEFVDAHTVRLKKSGKTITANKILIAVGGAPWRPSEEELPGVEHTITSNEVFHLEDLPKHVVIAGGGYIAVEFAHIFAGLGVPTCLVYRGEEVLRGFDADVRTAVHEGLKDAGVRVVTGAVFESIEKRDGEELPLHITLSSGSHIDADVVLMAVGRRPNTEGLGCEAAGIELDDNGGVKVDEWSKTNVDSVWAVGDVTNRVALTPVAIREGHAFADTEFGGNPWHFDHSDIATAVFSQPEVGTVGLSEADARKAYGADIDIYKTNFKPMKNALNGDTSRVLMKLVVRASDEKMLGVHMVGDDAAEIIQAVGIAIKMGVTKPDFDRTCAVHPSVAEELVTMRTKWVPDVASNA encoded by the coding sequence ATGGCTGAGCACGCTTACGACTTCGACCTGTTTGTGATCGGAGGCGGCTCCGGCGGGGTGCGCGCGGCGCGCATTGCAGCCATCACAGGCGCGCGCGTCGGCCTTGCGGAAGAATATCGCATGGGCGGCACCTGCGTGATCCGCGGCTGTGTGCCGAAAAAGTTCATGGTCTATGCCAGCCAGTACGGGAAAGACATCGAGAAGTCCGCCGGTTACGGCTGGCACGTCGGCGATGTCTCGTACGATCACGGAACATTTGCCGCCGCGATGCATGCAGAAGTCGACCGCCTGTCGGGTATCTATTTCCGCAACCTCAAGAATGCCGGCGTGGATATTTTCGAAGAACGTGCGGAGTTCGTCGATGCGCATACGGTGCGCCTGAAAAAGAGCGGCAAGACGATTACGGCGAACAAGATCCTGATCGCGGTGGGCGGTGCCCCGTGGCGCCCGTCCGAGGAAGAGTTGCCGGGCGTTGAGCACACGATCACCTCCAATGAAGTTTTCCACCTGGAAGACCTGCCCAAGCATGTCGTCATCGCAGGCGGCGGTTATATTGCGGTTGAGTTTGCACACATCTTCGCTGGCCTCGGTGTGCCGACCTGCCTCGTCTATCGCGGTGAGGAAGTGCTGCGCGGCTTTGATGCCGATGTCCGCACGGCGGTGCATGAGGGGCTGAAAGACGCTGGCGTCCGCGTCGTGACCGGCGCTGTCTTCGAGAGCATCGAGAAGCGGGACGGCGAAGAGCTTCCGCTTCACATCACGCTTTCCAGCGGCAGCCATATCGATGCAGATGTCGTCCTGATGGCGGTGGGCCGCCGTCCGAACACGGAAGGGCTTGGCTGTGAAGCCGCCGGCATCGAACTGGACGATAATGGCGGCGTCAAGGTCGACGAGTGGTCCAAGACCAATGTCGACAGCGTCTGGGCCGTTGGCGATGTGACCAACCGCGTAGCCCTGACGCCGGTCGCCATCCGCGAAGGCCATGCCTTTGCCGACACCGAGTTCGGCGGCAATCCCTGGCACTTCGATCATTCTGACATCGCGACGGCTGTTTTCTCCCAGCCGGAAGTCGGCACAGTCGGTCTCAGCGAAGCGGATGCCCGCAAAGCGTATGGCGCGGACATCGACATCTACAAGACCAACTTCAAGCCGATGAAGAATGCCCTCAATGGCGACACCAGCCGCGTGCTGATGAAGCTGGTGGTGCGTGCATCGGATGAGAAGATGCTGGGCGTTCACATGGTGGGCGACGATGCAGCTGAGATCATCCAGGCCGTCGGCATCGCCATCAAGATGGGCGTCACCAAGCCGGACTTTGACCGCACCTGCGCCGTGCACCCCTCCGTCGCGGAAGAGCTGGTGACCATGCGCACGAAATGGGTGCCGGACGTCGCCAGCAACGCCTGA
- a CDS encoding DapH/DapD/GlmU-related protein, with protein MKNVHMAEGAKASHLSYLGDGEVGAGANIGAGTIFCNYDGFFKYRTTIGDGAFIGSNSALVAPVTIGEGAIVGSGSVVTKDVEAGALAVARGKQVERKGWATAFREKMTARKAEKKKG; from the coding sequence GTGAAGAACGTGCACATGGCCGAAGGCGCCAAGGCGAGTCATCTGTCCTATCTGGGCGATGGCGAAGTCGGCGCCGGCGCAAACATCGGGGCAGGCACGATCTTCTGTAATTATGACGGCTTCTTCAAATACCGCACAACCATCGGGGATGGCGCCTTCATCGGCTCCAACTCCGCGCTGGTCGCGCCCGTAACCATCGGCGAAGGCGCGATTGTCGGCAGCGGCAGCGTCGTGACAAAGGATGTCGAAGCCGGCGCATTGGCCGTCGCGCGCGGCAAGCAGGTGGAGCGCAAGGGCTGGGCGACGGCGTTCCGGGAAAAAATGACGGCAAGGAAGGCCGAAAAGAAAAAGGGCTGA
- a CDS encoding MATE family efflux transporter, whose translation MNWPAWVRLGDIIDLLRLSVPIAISRMAMMLMSMTDAVVLGQFAPGELPFVLNSWLPMGVTLGFSMGILIGVQVLTSEMLGIGHHAQSGRIFRRGLVAAIGLGMVLLGVVFLTAEPLFYWLFVEIAPRSEEVGLADPEHVAASTASVTRILALALPGFTISTVCGLYLEALRRPTLVAIISYGGVLLNIVLDLAYVGGFWGLPKMGAEGVAIATTGSRYAIAVVMFVAVIFLTPAFRASTKAAPGEARRQFEVGIGSAISNVAEWGGFNLTFTIATWISLAANTVYGYTIQLVGFCFMFYMGIASATSVRVAEAFGRGNKEEVVNAGRLGVAATILTGVTLGLGLVIFSGPLSVLLVDGEAVIDGVRIAPAIASLLFLASFMTLFDGIQATASYALRAQEIVWSPSLIHIGSFFLVMLPACYWLGIVQGHGAKGMMEGALIGVFVAGTLQTLMLELKAARPLKGHAA comes from the coding sequence ATGAACTGGCCGGCCTGGGTCCGGCTTGGGGACATTATTGATTTGTTGCGCCTGTCGGTGCCGATTGCCATCTCGCGGATGGCGATGATGCTGATGAGCATGACGGACGCTGTGGTGCTGGGCCAGTTTGCGCCCGGAGAATTGCCATTCGTTCTGAACTCGTGGCTGCCCATGGGCGTGACGCTGGGGTTCAGCATGGGCATCCTGATCGGGGTGCAGGTGCTGACCTCGGAAATGCTGGGTATCGGCCACCATGCGCAGTCAGGGCGTATCTTCCGGCGCGGGCTGGTCGCGGCGATCGGACTGGGCATGGTCCTGCTGGGCGTTGTCTTCCTGACTGCCGAGCCGCTGTTTTACTGGCTGTTCGTCGAGATCGCGCCACGCTCAGAAGAGGTGGGGCTGGCCGATCCGGAGCACGTTGCCGCGTCTACAGCGTCCGTCACGCGCATTCTTGCGCTGGCCCTGCCGGGCTTCACGATTTCGACCGTGTGCGGTCTCTACCTCGAGGCCCTGCGCCGGCCGACGCTCGTGGCCATCATCAGCTATGGCGGCGTGCTTCTGAACATTGTCCTGGATCTCGCCTATGTCGGCGGGTTCTGGGGCCTGCCCAAGATGGGCGCAGAAGGTGTTGCCATTGCCACGACGGGATCGCGCTACGCGATTGCCGTGGTGATGTTCGTTGCGGTCATCTTCCTGACACCTGCGTTCCGGGCATCGACGAAGGCAGCGCCGGGCGAGGCACGGCGCCAGTTCGAAGTCGGGATCGGCTCGGCCATTTCCAATGTGGCGGAGTGGGGCGGGTTCAACCTGACCTTCACCATCGCGACCTGGATCAGCCTCGCTGCGAACACGGTGTACGGATACACGATCCAGCTCGTGGGTTTCTGCTTCATGTTCTACATGGGCATCGCCTCGGCGACGAGCGTCCGGGTGGCGGAAGCCTTCGGCCGCGGCAACAAGGAAGAGGTGGTCAATGCCGGCCGTCTCGGCGTTGCCGCCACGATCCTGACCGGCGTGACGCTGGGCCTCGGCCTCGTCATCTTCAGCGGACCACTTTCAGTGCTGCTGGTGGATGGAGAAGCCGTGATCGATGGCGTGCGGATTGCGCCCGCCATTGCATCGCTGCTGTTCCTGGCATCGTTCATGACGTTGTTCGATGGAATCCAGGCCACGGCGTCTTACGCGTTGCGGGCACAGGAAATTGTCTGGTCGCCGAGCCTCATCCATATCGGTTCGTTCTTCCTGGTCATGCTGCCGGCCTGCTACTGGCTGGGCATCGTGCAGGGGCATGGCGCGAAGGGCATGATGGAAGGCGCCCTGATCGGCGTGTTCGTGGCAGGCACGCTGCAGACGCTGATGCTGGAACTGAAAGCGGCGCGCCCTTTGAAAGGACACGCCGCCTGA
- a CDS encoding ParA family protein codes for MSHVYIAHSTLDLDDLLKLHEAMRAASIPVKFAPDDENDRARNNADIDDAFAMIVLVSASSVRSKTVRQDVERAKGRGLPLIPYQIDKARLNGFFKQEVQPHLRLSSTTPGGLEQLVQETQDAYKKKCPVIAVMNLKGGVGKTTVSAQVFGAWHAMAGGRILLIDLDPQYNLTQTFYEMDMADESAAKDRSVISLFERSRLHTRDAESPAEHWLNLSTEPFAPVARDYLVHDLMADGNSPPGRFDIISGQFEISKYAFATDNDALEKIKLHFLRQVDFYRSEYDLIVFDTNPNATFLTRCALEAADRVLAPMHTDIYSLRGVKLLNQVVRTQIPAAKRPAISVLFNAVSRSEQSTFEADARNGTFDDVAGFKLSDALLKSALPRSKHLAVKPPQEGQPAWKQLTIHSGRGGGLKQIRESLKTIALELKTLCDETH; via the coding sequence ATGTCTCACGTCTATATTGCCCACTCCACGCTGGACCTCGACGACCTGCTGAAGCTTCACGAAGCGATGCGGGCCGCCTCCATTCCGGTAAAGTTCGCTCCGGACGACGAAAACGACCGGGCCCGCAACAATGCGGACATCGATGATGCCTTCGCGATGATCGTGCTGGTTTCGGCCAGTTCGGTGCGCTCGAAGACCGTGCGGCAGGATGTGGAACGCGCCAAGGGCCGCGGCCTGCCCCTGATCCCCTACCAGATCGACAAGGCCCGCCTGAACGGCTTCTTCAAACAGGAAGTCCAGCCGCATTTGCGCCTGTCCAGCACCACGCCCGGCGGGCTGGAACAGCTCGTTCAGGAGACGCAGGACGCCTACAAGAAGAAATGCCCCGTCATCGCGGTGATGAACCTGAAGGGCGGGGTCGGCAAGACGACGGTCTCGGCGCAGGTGTTCGGCGCCTGGCACGCCATGGCCGGCGGACGCATCCTGCTGATCGACCTCGATCCGCAATACAACCTCACCCAGACCTTCTATGAAATGGACATGGCCGACGAGAGCGCGGCGAAGGACCGCTCGGTCATTTCCCTGTTCGAACGCTCCCGCCTGCACACCCGCGATGCGGAGAGCCCGGCCGAACACTGGCTGAACCTGTCGACGGAGCCGTTTGCACCGGTCGCGCGCGACTATCTCGTCCATGACCTGATGGCCGACGGGAACAGCCCACCCGGCCGGTTCGACATTATCTCCGGCCAGTTCGAGATTTCGAAATACGCTTTCGCTACCGACAATGACGCGCTGGAGAAGATCAAACTCCACTTCCTGCGGCAGGTGGACTTCTATCGCAGCGAATATGACCTGATCGTGTTCGACACGAACCCGAACGCCACCTTCCTGACGCGCTGCGCGCTGGAAGCGGCGGACCGCGTGCTGGCGCCGATGCACACCGACATCTACTCGCTGCGCGGGGTCAAACTGCTGAACCAGGTCGTGCGGACGCAAATCCCGGCGGCGAAACGCCCGGCCATTTCGGTGCTGTTCAATGCCGTCAGCCGGTCCGAACAATCGACGTTCGAGGCCGATGCCCGCAATGGCACGTTCGATGACGTTGCCGGGTTCAAGCTGTCGGATGCCCTGCTGAAATCCGCCCTGCCCCGCTCAAAGCACCTCGCTGTGAAGCCGCCGCAGGAAGGCCAGCCAGCATGGAAGCAGCTGACCATCCATTCCGGACGCGGCGGCGGTCTGAAGCAGATCCGCGAAAGCCTGAAGACGATCGCGCTCGAGCTGAAGACGCTCTGCGACGAGACGCACTAA
- a CDS encoding HU family DNA-binding protein produces MNKGELTKAVAAASGLSQSDAGKAVDAVFDTIADAVKSRKQVAIAGFGTFAPKTRNARTGRNPATGEPIKIPEKTSASFKPASAMKDL; encoded by the coding sequence ATGAACAAGGGTGAACTTACGAAGGCAGTGGCCGCTGCTTCTGGTCTGTCGCAAAGCGACGCCGGCAAGGCCGTTGATGCTGTATTCGACACGATCGCTGACGCGGTGAAATCGCGTAAGCAGGTCGCCATCGCAGGCTTCGGCACTTTCGCGCCGAAAACCCGCAATGCCCGCACCGGCCGGAACCCGGCAACCGGTGAACCGATCAAGATCCCGGAGAAGACATCGGCTTCCTTCAAGCCAGCCTCCGCAATGAAGGATCTCTAG
- the pth gene encoding aminoacyl-tRNA hydrolase, translating into MLILSGQGNPTDRYARNRHNAGFILLDELHARYRFTPWRSKFESLIAEGTIGGQKVLLVKPQTYYNETGRALSKILQFYKRPADDVTVFYDEIDLAPGRLRVKRGGGHSGNNGVRSMMAHLGENFRRVRIGIGHPGDKAMVMPHVLSDFTKTDLQWFEPMVDAIGSALPFLLDGDDERFQTEVMRLAPAPKHDPKQAARRGEA; encoded by the coding sequence ATGTTGATCCTATCCGGACAGGGAAACCCCACAGACCGCTACGCCAGGAACCGGCACAATGCCGGTTTCATCCTGCTGGATGAGCTGCATGCGCGATACAGGTTCACACCTTGGCGGTCGAAGTTCGAAAGCCTGATCGCGGAAGGCACGATCGGCGGACAGAAAGTGCTGCTGGTCAAACCGCAGACCTATTACAATGAAACGGGTCGCGCCCTCTCCAAGATCCTGCAATTCTACAAGCGCCCGGCAGATGACGTGACCGTCTTCTATGACGAGATCGACCTCGCCCCCGGCCGCCTTCGGGTGAAGCGGGGCGGCGGGCATTCCGGCAACAACGGCGTACGGTCGATGATGGCGCATCTTGGCGAGAACTTCCGCCGTGTGCGCATCGGCATCGGTCATCCGGGCGACAAAGCCATGGTCATGCCGCATGTCCTGTCAGACTTCACCAAGACAGACCTTCAATGGTTCGAGCCGATGGTCGACGCGATCGGCAGCGCCCTGCCCTTCCTGCTGGATGGCGATGACGAACGTTTCCAGACGGAAGTGATGCGCCTCGCGCCGGCGCCAAAGCATGATCCGAAACAGGCTGCCCGCCGCGGCGAGGCCTGA
- a CDS encoding 3-deoxy-7-phosphoheptulonate synthase class II, protein MSNWTPSDWRELPAKHIPEDYPDTAALAAAEARLRSFPPLVFAGEARRLKSRLADVAAGKAFLLQGGDCAESFKEFHPDNIRDTFRVILQMAVVLTFAAAKPVVKVGRIAGQFGKPRSAPIETIDGVTLPSYRGDNINGMDFTPEARMPDPERLIQAYSQSAATLNLLRAFSQGGYASLANVHRWMLGFVDRSSQGERYEKLADQISASLRFMEAVGLNAESVPQMAQVEFYTSHEALLLGYEEALTRIDSTSGDWYDTSAHMLWIGHRTRQVDHAHVNFCKGIKNPIGIKCGPGMEPDELVRLIETINPTDEAGRITLISRFGSDGVAQGLPPLARAVKASGRTVVWSCDPMHGNTLKTDSGFKTRPVDRILSEVRQFIDVLNAEGCYPGGVHFEMTGQNVTECIGGAQAISEDDLSSRYHTHCDPRLNGEQALELAFLVAEKLQALGNGKDAARKAG, encoded by the coding sequence ATGAGCAACTGGACCCCTTCCGACTGGCGCGAACTGCCTGCGAAGCACATCCCGGAGGATTACCCGGATACTGCAGCGCTTGCTGCAGCAGAGGCCCGTCTACGCTCGTTTCCGCCGCTTGTTTTTGCTGGGGAAGCCCGACGCCTGAAGTCCCGGCTCGCAGATGTGGCCGCCGGCAAGGCTTTCCTGCTTCAGGGCGGTGACTGTGCCGAAAGCTTCAAGGAATTCCATCCGGACAACATCCGCGACACGTTCCGTGTGATCCTGCAGATGGCTGTCGTGCTGACCTTCGCTGCCGCCAAGCCGGTGGTGAAAGTGGGCCGTATCGCCGGCCAGTTCGGCAAGCCGCGGTCTGCCCCGATCGAGACGATCGATGGCGTCACGCTGCCGTCCTACCGGGGCGACAACATCAACGGCATGGATTTCACGCCGGAAGCCCGCATGCCCGATCCGGAGCGCCTCATTCAGGCCTACTCCCAGTCGGCCGCGACGCTGAACCTGCTGCGTGCCTTCAGCCAGGGTGGCTATGCCAGCCTCGCCAATGTGCACCGCTGGATGCTCGGCTTTGTGGACCGCAGCTCTCAGGGCGAACGCTATGAGAAGCTGGCTGACCAGATCTCGGCCTCGTTGCGCTTCATGGAAGCGGTCGGCCTCAACGCCGAATCCGTACCCCAGATGGCGCAGGTGGAGTTCTACACCAGCCACGAAGCCCTGCTGCTCGGTTACGAGGAAGCGCTGACCCGGATCGATTCCACGTCCGGCGACTGGTACGACACGTCGGCCCACATGCTGTGGATCGGCCACCGGACCCGTCAGGTGGATCATGCCCACGTCAATTTCTGCAAGGGGATCAAGAACCCGATCGGCATCAAGTGCGGCCCCGGCATGGAGCCGGACGAGCTTGTCCGCCTGATCGAGACGATCAACCCGACAGACGAGGCAGGCCGGATCACGCTGATCTCGCGCTTTGGCTCCGATGGTGTGGCGCAGGGACTGCCGCCGCTGGCTCGTGCTGTGAAGGCAAGCGGCCGCACGGTCGTATGGTCCTGTGATCCGATGCACGGCAACACGCTGAAGACCGACTCCGGCTTCAAGACACGTCCGGTGGACCGTATCCTCTCCGAGGTGCGCCAGTTCATCGACGTCCTGAACGCCGAAGGCTGTTACCCGGGCGGGGTCCACTTCGAGATGACCGGCCAGAACGTCACCGAATGTATCGGCGGCGCGCAGGCGATCTCCGAGGATGACCTCTCCAGCCGCTACCACACGCACTGCGATCCGCGACTGAACGGTGAGCAGGCGCTGGAGCTGGCCTTCCTGGTGGCAGAGAAGCTTCAGGCGCTCGGCAACGGCAAGGACGCAGCCCGCAAGGCCGGCTGA
- a CDS encoding NADP-dependent oxidoreductase, with amino-acid sequence MATLTSTEWALARRPVGLPQQSDFEKKTVEIADPGPGEIQVQNAWMSVDPYMRGRMYDRESYVPPFGIGETMTGGAVGRVTASNNPDFQVGDLVQSMNGWRTAWVGAPATAMAVKLPGDTGLPDSAFLGVAGMPGLTAYAGILRVAELKEGDTVFVSGAAGAVGSTVVQIAKIKNCTVIGSAGGPDKCAFVKSLGADHVIDYKVAKGFDGLVAALKEAAPKGIDVYFDNVGGDHLAAAIEAARPLARFAECGMIAQYNETGTPVGPHNIIQVVGKQLKIQGFIVSTHADMQPAFLADMAKWIAAGQMKFQETVMEGIDKAPDAFIGLFSGANTGKMLVKLG; translated from the coding sequence ATGGCTACACTTACATCGACGGAATGGGCACTTGCCCGCCGCCCTGTCGGGCTGCCGCAGCAGTCGGACTTCGAAAAGAAAACGGTGGAGATCGCAGACCCCGGCCCGGGCGAGATCCAGGTCCAGAACGCGTGGATGTCGGTCGACCCGTACATGCGCGGGCGGATGTATGACCGCGAAAGTTATGTCCCGCCCTTCGGTATCGGCGAAACCATGACCGGCGGCGCGGTCGGCCGCGTGACCGCATCCAACAATCCAGATTTTCAGGTCGGCGACCTCGTCCAGTCGATGAATGGCTGGCGCACGGCGTGGGTCGGTGCCCCGGCGACCGCCATGGCCGTGAAGCTGCCGGGCGACACCGGCCTGCCGGACAGCGCCTTCCTCGGCGTCGCAGGCATGCCGGGCCTGACGGCCTATGCAGGTATCCTGCGCGTCGCAGAGCTGAAGGAAGGCGACACCGTCTTCGTGTCGGGCGCAGCAGGCGCGGTGGGCTCCACCGTGGTCCAGATCGCCAAGATCAAGAACTGCACCGTCATCGGCTCGGCTGGCGGGCCGGACAAGTGCGCCTTCGTGAAGTCGCTCGGCGCCGATCATGTGATCGACTACAAGGTCGCCAAGGGCTTCGACGGCCTCGTGGCCGCCCTGAAGGAAGCTGCCCCGAAAGGGATCGACGTCTATTTCGACAATGTCGGCGGGGACCATCTGGCCGCCGCCATCGAAGCCGCCCGCCCGCTGGCGCGCTTTGCCGAATGCGGGATGATCGCGCAGTACAACGAAACCGGCACGCCGGTTGGCCCGCACAACATCATCCAGGTCGTGGGCAAGCAGCTGAAGATCCAGGGCTTCATCGTCTCCACCCATGCCGATATGCAGCCGGCCTTCCTTGCGGATATGGCCAAATGGATCGCAGCCGGGCAGATGAAATTCCAGGAAACCGTGATGGAGGGAATCGACAAGGCACCGGATGCCTTTATCGGTCTCTTCAGCGGAGCCAATACCGGCAAAATGCTTGTTAAACTGGGATAG
- the rpiA gene encoding ribose-5-phosphate isomerase RpiA has product MANELEKQNAAAAAMEFVEDGMTIGLGTGSTAKYFVQMLAEEIADGLVVRCIETSEQTRRLAESLGVPLIPSEQIERIHLTVDGADEVDEHGFLIKGGGAALLREKIIANASDHMVVIADPSKQVERLGKYPLPVEVTPFGYTITAKKVYDALCSSGIDRPRVELRAQPGGRLVMTDGGNYILDCHCQRIPDAESLAARLSNVPGVVEHGLFIGIARTVIIGNESGATVFEF; this is encoded by the coding sequence ATGGCGAACGAGCTGGAGAAGCAGAACGCTGCCGCCGCGGCGATGGAATTCGTCGAAGACGGCATGACCATCGGTCTCGGCACCGGCTCGACCGCGAAATACTTCGTCCAGATGCTGGCGGAGGAAATTGCCGACGGCCTGGTCGTCCGCTGCATCGAAACCAGCGAGCAGACGCGCAGGCTGGCAGAGAGCCTCGGTGTACCCCTCATCCCCTCCGAACAGATCGAGCGCATCCATCTCACCGTCGACGGCGCTGACGAAGTGGACGAGCACGGCTTCCTCATAAAGGGCGGCGGCGCGGCCCTTTTGCGGGAGAAGATCATCGCCAATGCAAGCGATCACATGGTTGTGATTGCCGACCCGTCGAAACAGGTCGAGCGGCTTGGCAAGTACCCCCTGCCGGTGGAGGTGACGCCTTTCGGCTACACTATCACCGCGAAGAAGGTTTACGACGCGCTCTGTTCCAGCGGGATCGACCGTCCGCGCGTGGAATTACGGGCCCAACCGGGCGGCCGGCTGGTCATGACGGATGGCGGAAACTACATCCTGGATTGCCACTGCCAGCGGATCCCGGATGCGGAATCCCTGGCGGCGCGCCTCTCCAATGTGCCGGGGGTTGTCGAACACGGATTGTTTATCGGCATCGCCCGAACGGTCATCATCGGCAACGAGTCCGGGGCCACGGTGTTTGAATTCTGA
- a CDS encoding NTP transferase domain-containing protein yields the protein MSQTARPRAAVILAAGKGTRMKSSLPKVMHPVGGRPMVDWSVDLARKAGCSRIVVVAHPSQGLLIEHVASLPGDIPVAFQDPPMGTGHAVRCAADALGGFKGDLVVLYGDSPLVPADAIEELFRSLEEGATVGVLGFDTHEPGLYGRLITSGHGELEAIIEAREATPEQLMVTLCNSGVMAAGAEDMFRLLEKVTNDNAKGEYYLTDLVGLARAEGKRCQAVRCDEEDLIGCDSKADLAEAEAIFQSRRRRQALDGGVTLVAPETVFFSYDTVIEPDVVIEPNVVFGPGVTVKSGAQIRAFSHLEGAAVGQFASVGPFARLRPGAVLMKRHLSAISLR from the coding sequence ATGAGCCAGACTGCCAGACCCCGCGCCGCGGTGATCCTTGCCGCCGGCAAGGGCACGCGGATGAAATCCAGCTTGCCGAAGGTGATGCACCCTGTGGGCGGCAGGCCCATGGTGGACTGGTCCGTGGACCTGGCCCGCAAGGCGGGCTGTTCGCGGATCGTGGTCGTTGCCCACCCGTCGCAAGGCCTTCTGATCGAGCACGTCGCCAGTCTTCCGGGCGACATTCCGGTCGCCTTCCAGGATCCGCCGATGGGCACAGGCCATGCCGTGCGATGCGCAGCCGATGCGCTTGGCGGATTTAAAGGTGATCTTGTCGTGCTTTACGGTGACTCCCCGCTGGTCCCGGCGGACGCCATCGAAGAGCTGTTCCGGTCACTGGAAGAGGGCGCGACGGTCGGCGTGCTCGGTTTCGACACGCATGAGCCGGGACTCTACGGGCGCTTGATCACATCAGGCCACGGCGAACTGGAGGCCATCATCGAAGCGCGCGAGGCGACGCCTGAACAGCTGATGGTGACGCTCTGCAATTCCGGCGTCATGGCGGCGGGCGCGGAGGATATGTTCCGTCTCCTCGAAAAAGTGACCAACGACAATGCCAAGGGTGAGTACTATCTGACCGACCTGGTCGGGCTCGCCCGGGCGGAAGGCAAGCGCTGCCAGGCGGTCCGCTGCGATGAAGAGGATCTCATCGGTTGCGACTCGAAGGCGGACCTCGCCGAAGCCGAAGCCATCTTCCAGTCCCGCCGTCGCAGGCAGGCGCTGGATGGCGGCGTGACGCTGGTCGCCCCCGAGACCGTGTTCTTCTCCTATGACACCGTGATCGAGCCGGACGTGGTGATCGAGCCAAACGTCGTGTTCGGACCGGGCGTGACGGTAAAATCCGGCGCGCAGATACGGGCTTTCAGCCACCTCGAGGGCGCGGCGGTCGGCCAGTTCGCATCCGTTGGCCCGTTTGCGCGGCTCCGGCCGGGTGCGGTGCTGATGAAGCGGCATTTGTCGGCAATTTCGTTGAGGTGA